A single region of the Lycium barbarum isolate Lr01 chromosome 2, ASM1917538v2, whole genome shotgun sequence genome encodes:
- the LOC132627555 gene encoding VQ motif-containing protein 9 — translation MDNKSCNSSGGEGGDSTATSSNSNSAGNRDMYLKHLNKISHKISKPIRNNKPPLFDNPHAPPQNQHVPPPLPPQPQQQPPVYNINKSDFRDVVQKLTGSPAHERISTPPPIQQPKAPSSRLQRIRPPPLAQITNRPPPFVNNNAVNNNSVQPLSPLPPFPSVHASAESPISAYMRFLQTSAGLSPLAPRWNNFVHAPPQQPPFPPPQQHQQNIPPPPQTAPFPSFPSSPLPFGCLPSPKSPYGLLSPSLLLSPSGQLGFQQLPLSPTLPVASPKWKGI, via the coding sequence ATGGATAATAAAAGCTGTAATTCTTCTGGTGGTGAAGGTGGTGATTCCACTGCTACAAGTAGTAATAGTAATAGCGCTGGTAATAGAGACATGTATCTCAAACACCTCAACAAAATCTCCCACAAGATCTCTAAACCCATCAGAAACAACAAACCCCCTCTCTTCGACAACCCCCACGCGCCGCCGCAGAATCAACACGTGCCTCCGCCACTTCCTCCTCAGCCGCAGCAACAGCCACCGGTGTATAACATAAACAAGAGTGATTTTCGCGATGTTGTGCAGAAACTAACAGGCTCACCTGCGCATGAAAGGATATCAACTCCGCCACCTATACAACAACCGAAAGCACCAAGCTCACGGTTACAGAGGATCCGTCCACCACCACTCGCTCAAATCACTAACCGTCCACCTCCGTTCGTAAACAACAACGCCGTTAATAATAACTCCGTTCAGCCGTTATCTCCGTTACCGCCTTTTCCGTCAGTACACGCGTCAGCAGAATCGCCGATCTCAGCTTACATGAGGTTTCTACAAACCTCTGCTGGATTATCACCGTTAGCTCCACGTTGGAACAACTTTGTTCACGCGCCACCTCAGCAACCACCGTTTCCGCCACCTCAGCAGCATCAACAGAATATTCCTCCACCGCCACAAACGGCGCCGTTTCCGTCTTTTCCGTCATCGCCGTTACCGTTCGGGTGTTTACCGTCACCGAAATCGCCATACGGTTTGTTGTCTCCAAGTTTGTTACTTTCACCGTCAGGTCAACTAGGGTTTCAACAGTTACCTTTGTCACCGACACTGCCAGTAGCAAGTCCAAAGTGGAAGGGTATTTGA